A genomic window from Pecten maximus chromosome 4, xPecMax1.1, whole genome shotgun sequence includes:
- the LOC117324817 gene encoding uncharacterized protein LOC117324817, which produces MLEKNVSFKEAGRVSRYIGKAYQMFFASLNCPIEVVEQEMEEHRHLAFRSQVTKILIKHLKMKPDTTFAEVADAMTQHGMKTSALPRIFDCNRDTTCNVSEEILPGSRLQRNLSVSDVSIIAQHLDSKAYPNLFMELGFSPQTIDKFDVDFKNKQIGVQICAMLEEFIKHTNSCPTVNTVLLAMQECNMDSASLIKAMTPTKTTGVTVCYQRNSVLPLKACDV; this is translated from the exons ATGCTAGAGAAAAATGTGTCGTTCAAAGAGGCTGGTAGAGTTTCCAGGTATATCGGAAAGGCATACCAGATGTTCTTTGCCTCGTTGAACTGCCCTATTGAGGTAGTGGAACAGGAGATGGAAGAGCATCGTCACCTAGCTTTCAGATCCCAAGTAACAAAGATCCTAATTAAGCATCTTAAAATGAAGCCAGACACCACATTCGCTGAGGTAGCCGATGCAATGACACAACATGGAATGAAGACTTCAGCACTTCCAAGAATATTTGACTGCAACAGAGATACAACGTGTAACG TTTCAGAGGAAATATTGCCGGGGAGCCGTTTACAAAGAAACTTGTCTGTAAGTGATGTTTCAATCATTGCTCAACATTTGGATAGTAAAGCTTACCCCAACTTGTTCATGGAGCTTGGTTTCTCACCACAAACTATTGACAAATTTGACGTcgattttaaaaacaaacaaattggCGTACAGATTTGTGCAATGCTGGAGGAATTCATTAAACATACAAACTCCTGTCCAACTGTGAACACAGTTCTCCTCGCTATGCAGGAATGCAACATGGACTCCGCCTCCCTCATCAAAGCAATGACTCCAACAAAG ACCACTGGAGTAACCGTATGTTACCAAAGGAATAGTGTTCTACCGCTAAAGGCATGTGATGTGTGA